Within the Bacillota bacterium genome, the region TCCTCCGCGGCCCGCGGCGGAGCGCGTGGGAATCGCCCTCGCGGCTCTTCGCTGCCGCGCACGCCGTGGGCGTCGTACATCGGCTCGATGCCGGGGCGCTGGACCTGGCGCTGGCCAGCTGGCGGGAGCTGGCGCCGGCCGTGCGTTCCGGCGCCCGGCTCTTCCTCAACGTGCGGGCGGCCACGCTTCTGGCCGTGCCGGACCTGCGCGAACGGATCGACCGCGGCCGGCGGGCAGGGGATCGCCTGGTGCTGGAGCTGAGCGAGGCGGAGAGCTCGCCGGAGGCCGTCGCCTTGCTGGGCCGTCTCTGTGCCAGCCTGCAGGGGGTCGAGGCGGCGGTCGACGACTTCGGCGCCGGCTACTCCAACCTGGCCCAGGTGATGGAGCTCCGCCCCGCCTACGTCAAGATGGACCGGAAGCTCACCCGGCTGGTGGCGGATGACGCCACCTCGGGGCCGGCCGTGAAGGGCCTCATCGACTGGGCCAGCCGGCTGCCCAGCCGGATCGTCGCCGAGGGGATCGAGCGACCGGAACAGCTCGAGCGCGTCCGCCACCTCGGGGTTCCTCTGGGGCAGGGCTGGCTCCTGGGCTGCCCATCCGAGCGCCCTGCCCCGCCACGTCGCCGGATCCGGCGGGCGGCGGCCCGCCGGAAGGCCGGCGGCAGGGCGACCCGACCCGGGGGAAGCCGGGGCTAGCCGGTCACCGGTCCGTCTCCGGGAGCGGCACCCGAGACCAGCGCAGGCGGCTGCCCGAGAAGCGCCCGGCGGCCCGACCGGCTTGACGCCGATCACGGCTGGGAACGGCAGGGTCGCTGACACCGCTCCTTCCCCTGAGCGCCGGCGCAGGCTGGTTCTCCCAAAACCACCACCACGTGGGGAGAAGCGCGGGACGCCTTCCCGGCCGAGCGGCGGAGGCCCGCGCTTCCGCCTGACTTGCTGCCGGCGGAGATCCCGGCGAAGCCGCCGGTGGCGTGGTTCCGGGGCGGCCGCGGCGGGCGGGCACCGGCATCCGGCGGGGGCTCCGGCGGGGCCGGACGCGCCTCGCGCTTCTCTTCCCGCTCCTGCTGGCGGCCGGGGTGGGGCTCGCCGCCTGCGCCCACCTTCCGGGCTCGACCGGAGGAAGCCCGGCTCGCCCCCGGGGAGAACTCGCCCCCTCCGGCAGCCCGGCGGCTTCGCCGGGATCTCCGCCGGCGGCAAGTCCGGGCGGAAGCGCGGGCCTCCCGCCGCTCGGCCGGGAAGGCGTCCCGCGCTTCTCCCACGTGGTCTTGGTGGTGCTGGAGAACCGGCCTGCGCCGGCGCTCCTGGCTCCGGGTGCGGCGCCTCGACTCCAGCAGCTGATGCGGCAGGGCGCCACCGCCCTCCAAACCTACGGGGTCGCCCACCCCAGCCTCCCCAACTACCTGGCCCTGCTGGGCGGCGACACCTTCGGCATCCACAGCGACTGCTGGTTCTGCACCGTGGACGCTCCCAACCTGGTCGACCGCCTGGAGGCGGCGGGCCTCTCGTGGAAGGCGTACATGGAGGGCCTTCCCCGTCCCGGCTGGCTCGGCCCCTGGAACCCCCTCACCCGCTACGCGGGCAAACACAACCCGTTCCGCTACTTCCAGGACATCCGCCGCTCGCCTGCCCGCAGGAGCCGGATCGTCGGCTTTGACGCGCTCGCGCGGGACCTGCGCGCGGGACGGCTGCCCGCCTTCGCCTTCGTGGTCCCCGACCTCTGCCACGACGGCCACGACTGCCCGCTGGCCGCGTCGGACGCCTGGCTCGGCGCCTTCGTCCGGCAGCTGACCGCCTCGCGCGCCTGGGACAGCCGGAGCGTCCTCTTCGTCACCTGGGACGAGGGGGCGGGCGACGACGCCAGCGCCGCCCCCGGGCTCGCTCCGGGCGGCGGGCGGACGCTTCTGGTGGCGCTCTCCCCTCTGGCCAGGCCGGGCTACAGGTCGGGGCTGCCCTTCTCGCACCTCTCCCTGCTCCGCACGTTGGAGGATGCATGGGGGCTTCCCCCGCTGGGTCGAAGCGGCCTGCCCGGCGTCCGCCCCCTGACGCCGCTCTTCCGGCCCCGATCCGACCGGCCCACCTCGGCAGACGGTTCCCCCGGAGGCTAGCAC harbors:
- a CDS encoding alkaline phosphatase family protein, producing the protein MVLVVLENRPAPALLAPGAAPRLQQLMRQGATALQTYGVAHPSLPNYLALLGGDTFGIHSDCWFCTVDAPNLVDRLEAAGLSWKAYMEGLPRPGWLGPWNPLTRYAGKHNPFRYFQDIRRSPARRSRIVGFDALARDLRAGRLPAFAFVVPDLCHDGHDCPLAASDAWLGAFVRQLTASRAWDSRSVLFVTWDEGAGDDASAAPGLAPGGGRTLLVALSPLARPGYRSGLPFSHLSLLRTLEDAWGLPPLGRSGLPGVRPLTPLFRPRSDRPTSADGSPGG
- a CDS encoding EAL domain-containing protein, with the translated sequence MGIVRKRGSGARWLRRLGFHTVFQPVVDLESGEVHGYEALLRGPRRSAWESPSRLFAAAHAVGVVHRLDAGALDLALASWRELAPAVRSGARLFLNVRAATLLAVPDLRERIDRGRRAGDRLVLELSEAESSPEAVALLGRLCASLQGVEAAVDDFGAGYSNLAQVMELRPAYVKMDRKLTRLVADDATSGPAVKGLIDWASRLPSRIVAEGIERPEQLERVRHLGVPLGQGWLLGCPSERPAPPRRRIRRAAARRKAGGRATRPGGSRG